One genomic segment of Suncus etruscus isolate mSunEtr1 chromosome 15, mSunEtr1.pri.cur, whole genome shotgun sequence includes these proteins:
- the LOC126030017 gene encoding zinc finger protein 595-like translates to MTPYCIATQDAVTFPEVAVSFSQDEWLCLDPSQKNLYRAVMLETYQHLRDIGHCGVKPALISWLEVGDLGMPQRGMFPDGGPQIPIVTFQQFAFGMEYLKKYEMRNSQTLLDGTDPVICAAAWRKLSCPYPNGSKESGGICCGLDQSEVRFLSPEPVTTVQSSPESALLSPWTQTPTVGPSWEMQTTVFALSPSHSQANQHITHRVEPPECKQCGGDSVCTLHLDVFSDTLSTNDTLEGLRGGYALSPPACQRGTKEVQPREKQNRFQECGKVFSQSSNLNRHKRLHTREKPYTCQECGKAFKQYSGLYHHKKIHTGEKPYTCQECGKAFSRSSVLYNHKNIHTGEKPYTCQECGKAFSQSSGLYIHKNIHTGEKPYTCQECGKAFSRSSRLSLHKKIHTGEKPYTCQECGKSFIQSAHLSSHKKIHTGEKPYTCQECGKAFSRSSRLYLHKKIHTGEKPYTCQECGKAFSQSSGLYIHKKIHTGEKQYTCQECGKAFTHSSNLNSHKKIHTGEKLYTCQTCGKAFTRTSDLYNHKKIHTGEKPYTCQECGKSFTLSSHLNSHKRIHTGEKPYTCQECGKAFTHSSNLHRHQKVHTGQK, encoded by the exons ATGACCCCCTACTGTATTGCTACTCAGGATGCTGTGACCTTCCCCGAAGTAGCTGTGAGCTTCTCCCAGGATGAGTGGCTATGCCTGGACCCCTCTCAGAAGAATCTCTACAGAGCAGTGATGCTAGAGACGTATCAGCACCTTCGGGACATAG GGCATTGTGGGGTGAAGCCtgcgctgatctcctggttggaagtaGGAGACCTTGGAATGCCGCAGAGAGgcatgtttccag ATGGTGGACCACAAATTCCGATAGTGACATTTCAGCAGTTTGCTTTTGGAATGGAATATCTAAAAAAGTATGAGATG AGAAACAGCCAGACTCTGTTGGATGGAACTGATCCTGTTATATGTGCTGCAGCCTGGAGGAAATTGTCCTGCCCATATCCCAATGGGAGTAAAGAATCAGGGGGCATCTGTTGTGGACTGGACCAAAGTGAAGTGAGATTTCTTTCACCAGAGCCAGTGACCACTGTGCAAAGCTCccctgaatctgctctgctcAGTCCCTGGACTCAGACCCCCACAGTGGGACCATCCTGGGAAATGCAAACAACAGTGTTTGCTCTGAGCCCATCACATTCTCAGGCTAACCAGCACATTACCCATAGAGTGGAACCACCTGAGTGTAAGCAATGTGGGGGGGACTCTGTGTGTACCCTGCACCTTGACGTTTTCTCAGACACCCTCAGTACAAATGATACCCTTGAGGGTCTGCGGGGTGGGTATGCCCTGAGTCCACCTGCATGCCAAAGAGGCACTAAGGAAGTCCAACCACGAGAGAAGCAAAATAGAtttcaggagtgtgggaaggtaTTTTCTCAATCCTCCAATCTTAATAGGCACAAGAGACTTCATAcaagagagaaaccttatacatgtcaggagtgtgggaaggcctttaaGCAATACTCAGGTCTTTAtcatcacaagaaaattcatactggagagaaaccttatacatgtcaggagtgtgggaaggccttctctcGATCCTCAGTACTCTATAATCACAAgaatattcatactggagagaaaccttatacatgtcaggagtgtgggaaggccttctctcAATCTTCAGGACTCTATATTCACAAgaatattcatactggagagaaaccttatacatgtcaggagtgtgggaaggccttctctcGATCCTCACGACTCTCtcttcacaagaaaattcatactggtgagaaaccttatacatgtcaggagtgtgggaaatcCTTCATTCAATCCGCTCACCTTagtagtcacaagaaaattcatactggagagaaaccatatacatgtcaggagtgtgggaaggccttctctcGATCCTCACGACTCTAtcttcacaagaaaattcatactggagagaaaccttacacatgtcaggagtgtgggaaggccttctctcAATCCTCAGGACTCTatattcacaagaaaattcatactggagagaaacaatatacatgtcaggagtgtgggaaggccttcactcactCCTCAAACCTtaatagtcacaagaaaattcatactggagagaaacttTATACATGTCAGacatgtgggaaggccttcactcgaaCCTCAGATCTTTAtaatcacaagaaaattcatactggagagaaaccatatacatgtcaggagtgtgggaagtctTTTACTCTGTCCTCACACCTTAATAGTCACAAGAGAATCCATAcgggagagaaaccttatacatgtcaggagtgtgggaaggccttcactcactCCTCAAACCTTCATCGTCACCAGAAAGTTCATACTGGACAGAAATAA